In the genome of Anaerolineaceae bacterium oral taxon 439, the window CGCCGCGCAGGGCGTCGTTGATAAAGCGAAAGACGCCGGGATCCCGGTCGTTTTCTTCAACCGCGAACCCGCCGCCGACGTTCTCAAGTCCTACGATAAAGCCATCTTTATCGGCACCAACGCGGCCGACGCCGGCATCATGCAGGGCGAACTGATCGCCAAGATCTGGGGCGACGGATCAGCCTATGACCTGAATAAAGACGGCGTAATTCAGTACCTGATGTTCCAGGGGGAACCGGACAATCCGGAAGCAATCGCCCGGACCGACTATTCCGTCAAGACAGCGGAAGAGCTCGGGCTCAAGATGGAGCCTGCGAACGAAATTATCGTCTGCAACTGGGATACCGCCTGCGCGCAGTCGTCGATGGAACCGATTATCAACAAGGGAACCAACGTTGAGTTCATTATCGCCAACAACGACGGTATGGCCGAAGGCGTTATCAACGCCCTCGTCGCTGACGGCAAAAACACCGGCGAAGAAGGGGACCCGGTCATCCCGGTCGTCGGCGTCGACGCGACCGACGCGGCGATCGAACTGATCACCAAGGGTAAGATGGCCGCGACCGTCAAGCAGGACGGAGACGCGATGGGGAAAGCGATCGTTGAAATCACCCTCAACGTCGCCGCCGGAAAAGATCCGCTCGACGGGACCGATTATAAATTCGACGACAGCGGCGTCGCCGTCCGTATCCCCTACGTGCCGTTCGATATCGAAAGCGTGGGGAAATAATTTTTCCTGCTATTCGATCGAATCATCATCAAGAACATACACCGGGGTGCTCTGCTCCGGTGTATGTTTAACAGAGAAAGGAGCCCCATTGATGTCTGAATATATCCTGGAAATGACCGATATCGATAAAACCTTTCCCGGGGTCAAAGCCTTAAATCATGCGCAGCTCAACGTCCGTCCCGGAACCGTCCATGCGTTGATGGGGGAAAACGGCGCCGGTAAATCCACCTTAATGAAGTGCCTCTTCGGCGTTTATATCGAAGACAGCGGAGAAATTCGAATCGACGGGAAGTCGGTCCGCTTCACCAACCCCAAGCAGGCGCTCGACAACGGCGTCGCCATGGTTCATCAGGAGCTCAATCAGGTCCTGCAGCGATCCGTCATGGAAAATATCTGGTTAGGCCGCTTCCCGCTGAAGTTCGGCCTCGTGGATCATGACAAAATGCTTTCCGAAACGAAGCGCGTCTTCGAAGACCTCGATATCCGTGTGAATCCGGCGATGACGATCGGAAAGCTATCCGTCGCTCAGCGACAGATGGTCGAGATCGCCAAAGCCGTATCCTATAACGCCCGGATCCTCGTTCTCGACGAACCGACCTCGTCCCTGACGGAACAGGAAGTCGACCACCTCTTCCGAATTATTGCCAAACTCCGCACGCAGGGGATCGGAATTATCTATATTTCGCATAAAATGGAGGAAATCCTCCGGATCTCAGACGAAGTCACGATCATGCGCGACGGACAGTGGGTCGCGACCCGCGACGCCAAATCGCTCAGCACCGACGAGATTATCCAGCTGATGGTCGGACGCGAATTGACCAACCGCTATCCGCAGAAAACCAACGCCCCCGGCGAAACGATCCTCAACGTCGTCAGCCTGACCGGCAAATACCAACCGACCTGCACGGACGTTACGTTCGACCTCCGCAAAGGCGAAGTCCTCGGGATCGCCGGTCTCGTCGGCTCCCGTCGGACCGAACTCCTCGAAACGATTTTCGGTATCCGGACGCGCGAATCCGGCGAAATAACCCTTTACGATACGAACGGGCTCGGGAAAAAAGTCTGGAATAAAGACTCAAATCAGGCAATCCGCAACGGCTTCGCGCTCATTACCGAAGAACGGCGCGCGACCGGTATTTTCGGCGGGCTCAGCGTTTCCTTCAACTCCATCATCGCGAACATCAAAAACTACGCGAAAGGATTCCTCCTTTCGAATAAATCAATCGGGAAGGACACCCAATGGGTCATCGACGCAATGAACGTCAAGACCCCGTCGCAGTACACCCATATCCGCGACCTCTCCGGCGGCAATCAGCAGAAGGTCATTATCGGCCGCTGGCTGCTGACCAATCCGGAAATCCTGCTGCTCGACGAACCGACGCGCGGAATCGACGTCGGCGCGAAGTACGAAATCTACCAGCTAATCCTCAATCTCGCGAACGACGGGAAAGGAATTATCATGGTTTCGTCAGAGATGCCCGAGCTGCTCGGGATCTGCGACCGGATCGCCGTGCTGTCGAATGGGATCCTCGCCGGGATTCTCGATCGGGAAGAAGCGACGCAGGAAAAAATCCTCGCGCTCGCGGCAAAATACATTTAACCAAAAGGGGAGCTCTCCATGGAAAAAACCAAAGCTTTTATACTTAATTACGCCTTGTATATCATCCTGGGCGTCCTCATCGTCATCGTTATTATCATTGAGCCATCATTCCTGAACGCGCGGAACTTCCTGAAAATCCTGGAACAGGCGTCCACCCGCGGGATTCTCGCCCTGGGCGTCGCCGGGCTGATCGTTCTCGCCGGGACCGACCTCTCCGCGGGGCGTATCCTCGGGACCTGCGCCGCGATCTCCGCGTCCATGCTGCAATCCGTCACCTATGGCTCGCGCATGTACCCGCAGTTCGAATCGATCCAGACGCTCTGGGTTCCTTTCCTGATCGCCTTTTTAGTCGGAATCGCCGCCGCGATCCTGATCCAGTATCTTCTCAAATCGCCGCTCGGATTCCTCCTCCCGATCATCGCCGTAACCGTGCTGGGGATATACTACCTGACGCAGCGGCAGATCGTCCCGGTCTGGCTCCCGCTGATCTTCTCGATCATGATCGGTACCGTCTTCGGCCTGATCAACGGCTTCGGCGTCGCCAAGCTTCACCTGCACGCGTTTATTATCACGCTGGGGACCCAGCTGATCGCCTACGGCACGACCTGTATTTATATCGACAGTCAGAAAGGCGGCGCGCAGCCGCTCTCCTCGCTCGACAGTCAGTACTCCAGAATCGTCACCGGAAAAATCCAGCTCGGGAATACGCTTTATATCCCCTATCTCGTGATCTACTTCGCGATCGCCGCCTTCGTGCTGCATATCATCTGGACCCGCACCACGATCGGAAAGAACATGTTCGCGATCGGCGGCAATACGGAAGCGGCGGAAGTTTCCGGCGTCAATATCTCCCGCTCAATTCTATATGTCTACCTGATTTCCGGGGTCCTTTACGGAATCGCCTCGTACCTCGAAGCGGCGCGCGTCGGTTCGGTCACGACCCAGACCGGTTTGAACTATGAACTGGACGCGATTTCCGGCTGCGTGATCGGCGGCGTATCCTTTACCGGAGGCGTCGGGACGATTCCCGGCGTTGTCATCGGCGTTATTATTCTTCAGGTCATCAACTACGCGCTCTACTATCTCGGCGTTAACGCCTATCTCCAATACATCATCAAGGGCCTGATTATCATTCTGGCCGTCTCGATCGACGTTCGGAAATACCTGAAGAAGAAATAAACCGAAAAGAGACTCGGGACAACAAAGGAAAGGGAGCCAAACCGCATGGATCAGCAAAAAGAACCGCGAACGCCGGAAACGGAAGATCGAAAAAGACCGCTGCGCAGCCGGCTATACGATAAACTTCCGGTAACCGTCGCCATGATGGATAAAATCATTATCGGCGTTGCCGCGTTGATCCTGATCCTGATCCTCGTCGGCATCCTGACCTGAGAAACGGAAATCGGCCGCGCTGAAACGGAAACGCGCGCCGGCCAGAACGCAAAAACCTTCCCCTGCAAAAATCGGGAAGGTTTTTTATCGGTTAATCCGCTGTCATCCGCGATTCGGTCCCGATTCGGAAGGACAAGGCGGAGCGGGAGGATTTCGCCCGGCTTATTGGACAACGCCGCGTCTGGACGGCTGTTTACCGAGATACGCCTCGCGAATCTCCGCGTTCTGCGCCAGCTCGCGCCCGGGGCCATGCATCGTAATCTTCCCGGTCTCCAGGACGTACGCGTAATCCGCCGTGCGCAGCGCCATATTCGCGTTCTGCTCAACCAAAAGGATCGTCACGCCCATTTCGTTAATCCGCTTAATAATCGCGAAAATCCCCTGAACGACCTTCGGCGCCAGTCCTAACGACGGCTCGTCCATCATGACCATCTTCGGCCGGCTCATCAACGCGCGCCCGACAGCCAGCATCTGCTGTTCTCCGCCGGAAAGCGTCCCGGCCGATTGCCAGCTGCGCTCCTTCAATCGCGGAAAAAGATCGTAGACCCAATCCAGATCCCTCCTGATTTCCGCGGCGTCGGTCCTTAAGTACGCCCCGATTTTCAGGTTCTCCAAGACCGACATACTCGCGAAAATCCGCCGTCCTTCGGGAACCGTCGCAATTCCGGCGGCGATCGTTTTATGCGTCGGCTGGTTCGTAATATCGTTCCCGTCAAAGATAATTTTTCCGCTCCTGACCCGGACCAGTCCGACCGAAGAACGGAGCGTCGTACTCTTTCCCGCGCCGTTCGCCCCGATCAGCGTTACGATCCTGCCTTCGGGGACCTCGAACGAAATTCCGCGGAGCGCCTGGATCCCGCCATACGCGACTTCGAGATTTTCAACTTTAAGCATCCTCCACCCCCAGATAAGCCGCGATAACATGTTCATTTTCCTGAATTTCAGACGGAATTCCTTCCGCGATCTTGCGTCCGAAATCGAGAACGTAAATCCGGTCGGAAATATCCATGACAAGAGTCATATGATGTTCAATCAGGAAAACGGTCAGGTTGAAATCTTCCTTCGTCTTTTTAATAAACGCCGAAAGTTCGTCCGTTTCCTGCGGATTCATTCCCGCCGCCGGCTCGTCCAGCAGCAGGAAGCGCGGTTTCGTCGCCAACGCCCGCGCGATCTCGATTCGCCGCTGCTGACCGTAGGGAAGCGACGACGCAATTTTATCTTTAACATGGTACAGCCCCTGCATCTCCAGCAGCGCGGCCGCCTCCTCGCGCATCCGCTTTTCCTCGGCAAAATTCAACCGCAGCGCCGCCATAAAGAAGTTACTCGCCAGGTGCAAATGCATTGCCGCCAGAACGTTATCAAAAACAGTCAGATGCTTAAACAGGCGGATATTCTGGAACGTCCGAGCCATACCCAATCTGGTAATCTGATCCGGCGTTTTCCGAACGACGTCGCTGCAAATCTGGTTGGGATCGCCCTGGTACAGCCTGCGCATTTTTCCCTGCGGACGATTCGCGACCATCAGCTCCCCGTCGAAGAAAACGCGGCCGTTCGTCGGCTCGTAAACGCCGGTAATAAAGTTGAACGCGGTCGTCTTCCCCGCGCCGTTCGGCCCGATCAGCGCCACGATCTCGTTCGGAAAAACCTCCATCGAGAAGTTATCGACGGCGACGACCCCGCCGAATTGCATCGTACAATTTTCTACACGCAAAATTGGCGCGGCGTTATTTGTCATGCGAACCTCCCTGCCCCCGCGCCTCAGTCCGTTTCGGAAGCAGGCGGTTCAGGAGCCCCGCGGCTGCGTCCCAACTGAACTCCCGGTCGCCCATGATCCCCTTCCGGTAAAAGAGAACAACGATCATCAAAAGAACCGAAAAAATAACCATCCGGAATCCCGGCCGGAAAAGCGGAACGCTCACGCCCGCGATCGCCAGCGGCTCGTCAAAAAAGCGCAGGAATTCACGTCCGCCGGTAACCAGGAACGACGCCAGGACCGAGCCGCTGACCGACCCCATCCCCCCCAGCACGACGATCAGCAGAATATCGTACGTCAGCGTCACGCGGAACGTTCCGGAATCGATCGACCCCATAAACATCGCCAGCAATCCGCCCGCCACGCCGGTAAAAAACGAACTGATCACGAAGGATAATTCTTTATGCCTGAAAAGATTGATCCCCATCGCTTCAGCGGCGATCTCGTCCTCGCGAATCGCCAGGAACGCTCTGCCGTATGAGCTGCGTAAAATCAGGACCATCAGGAAAATACAGATTCCCGCCAGAATAAACGGCGTAAAAATCGTATCGAAGCGAAGGATTTTCTTCAATCCATAGGACCCGTTCGTAATCGTGTCCATCTGCGGACTGGCGATAACCGCGCGGATAATCTCGGCGAACCCCAGCGTCGCAATCGCCAGATAATCCGAACGCAGCTTTAAGATCAGTACCCCGATCAGCGCCGCAATCGCCGCGGCGAGCAGCCCGCCGATCAGCAGCGCGATCAGATAATGCACTTCAACGTTCGCGAGCCACGGGGCAATTCCACTGATATAGTAGACATTCGGACGGGCCGCAACCGGAATCGTCAGCACGCCAACGATATAAGCGCCAATCGCCATGAACCCGGCCTGCCCTAACGAAAAGAGACCGGTGAACCCGTTCATCAGGTTCATCGCCACGGCGACAATCGCGTAAATCGCCGACCGTTCGAGAATCGTAATCACATAACCGTTTCCGCGTGGGTCCTGCTCCAGCGTGTAAAACCAGACCGCCAGCAGCGCCATGACAAGAACCGTGAGAATTATTTTTGAAAGGTTGTTCAGTCGGATCATACCTTCTCCGTAATTGCTTCGCCGAAAAGACCCGTCGGCTTGAAAAGCAGCATCAAAACCAGAATGACAAAGGTGAACGCGTCGCTGAAGGTTGAGAACCCCGCCGCGACCATGA includes:
- a CDS encoding galactose/methyl galactoside ABC transporter ATP-binding protein MglA, which encodes MSEYILEMTDIDKTFPGVKALNHAQLNVRPGTVHALMGENGAGKSTLMKCLFGVYIEDSGEIRIDGKSVRFTNPKQALDNGVAMVHQELNQVLQRSVMENIWLGRFPLKFGLVDHDKMLSETKRVFEDLDIRVNPAMTIGKLSVAQRQMVEIAKAVSYNARILVLDEPTSSLTEQEVDHLFRIIAKLRTQGIGIIYISHKMEEILRISDEVTIMRDGQWVATRDAKSLSTDEIIQLMVGRELTNRYPQKTNAPGETILNVVSLTGKYQPTCTDVTFDLRKGEVLGIAGLVGSRRTELLETIFGIRTRESGEITLYDTNGLGKKVWNKDSNQAIRNGFALITEERRATGIFGGLSVSFNSIIANIKNYAKGFLLSNKSIGKDTQWVIDAMNVKTPSQYTHIRDLSGGNQQKVIIGRWLLTNPEILLLDEPTRGIDVGAKYEIYQLILNLANDGKGIIMVSSEMPELLGICDRIAVLSNGILAGILDREEATQEKILALAAKYI
- a CDS encoding beta-methylgalactoside transporter, with the translated sequence MEKTKAFILNYALYIILGVLIVIVIIIEPSFLNARNFLKILEQASTRGILALGVAGLIVLAGTDLSAGRILGTCAAISASMLQSVTYGSRMYPQFESIQTLWVPFLIAFLVGIAAAILIQYLLKSPLGFLLPIIAVTVLGIYYLTQRQIVPVWLPLIFSIMIGTVFGLINGFGVAKLHLHAFIITLGTQLIAYGTTCIYIDSQKGGAQPLSSLDSQYSRIVTGKIQLGNTLYIPYLVIYFAIAAFVLHIIWTRTTIGKNMFAIGGNTEAAEVSGVNISRSILYVYLISGVLYGIASYLEAARVGSVTTQTGLNYELDAISGCVIGGVSFTGGVGTIPGVVIGVIILQVINYALYYLGVNAYLQYIIKGLIIILAVSIDVRKYLKKK
- a CDS encoding ABC transporter permease; this translates as MIRLNNLSKIILTVLVMALLAVWFYTLEQDPRGNGYVITILERSAIYAIVAVAMNLMNGFTGLFSLGQAGFMAIGAYIVGVLTIPVAARPNVYYISGIAPWLANVEVHYLIALLIGGLLAAAIAALIGVLILKLRSDYLAIATLGFAEIIRAVIASPQMDTITNGSYGLKKILRFDTIFTPFILAGICIFLMVLILRSSYGRAFLAIREDEIAAEAMGINLFRHKELSFVISSFFTGVAGGLLAMFMGSIDSGTFRVTLTYDILLIVVLGGMGSVSGSVLASFLVTGGREFLRFFDEPLAIAGVSVPLFRPGFRMVIFSVLLMIVVLFYRKGIMGDREFSWDAAAGLLNRLLPKRTEARGQGGSHDK
- a CDS encoding ABC transporter ATP-binding protein — protein: MTNNAAPILRVENCTMQFGGVVAVDNFSMEVFPNEIVALIGPNGAGKTTAFNFITGVYEPTNGRVFFDGELMVANRPQGKMRRLYQGDPNQICSDVVRKTPDQITRLGMARTFQNIRLFKHLTVFDNVLAAMHLHLASNFFMAALRLNFAEEKRMREEAAALLEMQGLYHVKDKIASSLPYGQQRRIEIARALATKPRFLLLDEPAAGMNPQETDELSAFIKKTKEDFNLTVFLIEHHMTLVMDISDRIYVLDFGRKIAEGIPSEIQENEHVIAAYLGVEDA
- a CDS encoding ABC transporter ATP-binding protein, with the protein product MLKVENLEVAYGGIQALRGISFEVPEGRIVTLIGANGAGKSTTLRSSVGLVRVRSGKIIFDGNDITNQPTHKTIAAGIATVPEGRRIFASMSVLENLKIGAYLRTDAAEIRRDLDWVYDLFPRLKERSWQSAGTLSGGEQQMLAVGRALMSRPKMVMMDEPSLGLAPKVVQGIFAIIKRINEMGVTILLVEQNANMALRTADYAYVLETGKITMHGPGRELAQNAEIREAYLGKQPSRRGVVQ